CACGTGACGGGGAAGCCCATCTACTTCGCCGGGGTTTCCGAGCGCCCTGAGGGTCTGGAGCCCTTCTATCCGGACCGGCTGGCGAGCCGTATCCTGGGCATGGGGGACGTGGCCACCCTGGCGGAGAAGGTGAGGGCGGCAGGCCTCGAGGCCGAAGCCCCTAAGTCCGCCAAGGAGCTCACCCTGGAGGACTTCCTCAAACAGATGCAAAACCTCAAGCGCCTCGGTTCCTTCTCGGAGGTGCTCTCCATGCTCCCTGGGGTGGGGAAGGCCTTGCCCGCAGGGGTTCAGGTGGACGATAAGGCCATTAGGCGCCTGGAGGCCATCGTCCTTTCCATGACCCCGGAGGAGCGGAAGGACCCCCGCATCTTAAACGCCTCCCGGCGCAAGCGCATCGCCAGGGGAAGCGGCACCAGCGTGCAGGAGATCAACCGGTTCATCAAGGCCTTTGAGGAGACCAAGGCCCTAATGAAGTCCCTGGAGAAGAACAAGGGCCGGGGACTCATGGGAATGTTCAGGAGGTAAGGGAGAATGGTCAAGATCCGTCTTTCTCGTTTCGGCTCCAAGCACAACCCCCATTACCGCATCGTGGTGACCGATAGCCGCAAGAAGCGCGACGGGGCGTACATTGAAAAGATAGGCTACTACGATCCCCGGAAGACCACCCCGGAGTGGCTTAAGGTGGACGTGGAGCGGGCCAGGTACTGGCTCTCCGTGGGCGCTCAACCCACGGACACCGCACGTAGGCTTCTCCGGCAGGCGGGGGTTTTCCGGCAAGAGCAGCCCGCTTAGCCCTTCGCCCAGCTGGGGCCCCAGGTATAGCCAGGGCTCGGGGCCAAGGGGGCGAAGGGGGAGGCCAAGCGCCGGCAGGGTTTTCCCTCCGGCGTTTTCCCATTAGGATTAGGGCATGAAGGACCTGGTGGAATACCTGGCCAAGAGCGTGGTGGACCGGCCGGAGCAGGTCCGGGTGCAGGAAAGGCGCACCCGCGAGGGGCCGGTGTACATGGTGGAGGTGGCCCCTGAGGACAAGGGCCGGCTTATCGGTAAGCAGGGCCGGGTGATTGAGTCCATCCGCACCCTGGTGCGGGCCTACGCCAAGCGCAAGGTGGGGGTGGAGGTGCGCTAGGACTAGACCCCTTCCGCCTCAGCGTGGGCGCAGGCAAGGGGATTTTGGCATAATAGGGGTATGCGCCTGGTGGAGATAGGCCGGTTTGGGGCCCCCTATGCCCTTCAAGGAGGGCTTAAGTTCCGGGGTGAACCCGTGGTGGCCCACCTGGAGCGGGTCTATGTGGAAGGGCATGGCTGGCGGGCGCTGGAGGACCTCTACCAGGTGGGGGATGAGCTGGTGGTGCACCTGGTGGGGGTGCGAAGCCGGGAGCTGGCGGAGCCCTTGGTGGGCCTCAGGGTGTACGCCGAGGTTTCGGAGCTTCCCCCTTTGGAGGCGGGGCAGTACTACTACTTTGCCCTCATGGGCCTGCCGGTGTTCGTGGAGGGGGTTCAGGTGGGCGAGGTGGTGGACATCCTGGACGCCGGGGCCCAGGACGTCTTGATCATCCGCGGGGTGGGGGAGAGGCTTCGCGACCAAAGGGAGTTCCTGGTACCCTTGCAGGCTCCTTACGTGCGGGTGGAGGCGGAAGGGATCCACGTGGAGCCCATCCCTGGGCTTTTTGAGTGAATGCGCTACAGCATCCTTACCCTTTTCCCTGGGCTCATCCTTCCTTGGCTTTCGGAATCCCTGATCAAAAGGGCCAGGGAGCGGGGGCTCATCAGGGTGGAGGTGGTGGACCTAAGGGCCTTTGGCCTGGGCCGCCATCGTACCGTGGACGATACCCCCTATGGCGGCGGGGCGGGGATGGTGATCCGTCCTGATGTGGCGGTGGCGGCTTTGGAGACGGTGCTCCCTGCGGACGAGGTGATCCTCCTCTCCCCGGCGGGGGAGCCCTTCACGCAAAAGGTGGCGGAGGAGCTGGCCGAGAAGGAGCACCTGGTCCTTCTTTCCGGGCGTTACGAGGGGTTTGACGCCCGGGTGGAGGCCTTTGTGACCCGTTCCCTAACCATTGGGGACTACGTGCTCATGGGGGGAGAGGTGGCGGCCTTGGCGGTGTTGGAGGCCACGGCTCGGCTTCTTCCCGGGGTGATCGGGGATCCGGAAAGCCACCGCAAGGACTCCTTCGTAGGGGGGCTTTTGGACTACCCCCACTACACCCGTCCGCCGGAGTTCCGCGGACTAAAGGTACCCCAGGTCCTCCTTTCCGGGAACCACCAGGAGGTGGAGCGCTGGCGCCGGCGGGAGGCCTTGCGGAAAACCCTGGCCCTGCGCCCCGAGCTTCTTAGGGAGGCGAGGCTTGGGCCCCTCGAGGCCCAGTGGCTTGCAGAAGCGGACCGGGAGGGCTAGACTAGAGGCTGTTGCCCATGAACCCCTAAGGGTTCCTCTGGGGTAGGAGGATTGGGATGAACCGAGGAGCTCTTCTTAAAGTGGTGGAGGCCAAGTATACCCGCACCGACCTGCCCGAGTTCCGGCCTGGCGACACCGTGCGGGTGGCCTACCGGGTAAAGGAAGGCAACCGCACCCGGGTGCAGAACTTTGAGGGCATCGTCATTAAGATCAAGCGGAACGGCTACAACACCAGCTTCACCGTGCGCAAGGTGAGCTATGGGGTAGGGGTGGAGCGCATCTTCCCCCTGAACTCCCCCCTCATTGAGCGGATTGAGATCGTCC
The window above is part of the Thermus albus genome. Proteins encoded here:
- the rpsP gene encoding 30S ribosomal protein S16, with translation MVKIRLSRFGSKHNPHYRIVVTDSRKKRDGAYIEKIGYYDPRKTTPEWLKVDVERARYWLSVGAQPTDTARRLLRQAGVFRQEQPA
- a CDS encoding KH domain-containing protein; this encodes MKDLVEYLAKSVVDRPEQVRVQERRTREGPVYMVEVAPEDKGRLIGKQGRVIESIRTLVRAYAKRKVGVEVR
- the rimM gene encoding ribosome maturation factor RimM (Essential for efficient processing of 16S rRNA), whose product is MRLVEIGRFGAPYALQGGLKFRGEPVVAHLERVYVEGHGWRALEDLYQVGDELVVHLVGVRSRELAEPLVGLRVYAEVSELPPLEAGQYYYFALMGLPVFVEGVQVGEVVDILDAGAQDVLIIRGVGERLRDQREFLVPLQAPYVRVEAEGIHVEPIPGLFE
- the trmD gene encoding tRNA (guanosine(37)-N1)-methyltransferase TrmD codes for the protein MRYSILTLFPGLILPWLSESLIKRARERGLIRVEVVDLRAFGLGRHRTVDDTPYGGGAGMVIRPDVAVAALETVLPADEVILLSPAGEPFTQKVAEELAEKEHLVLLSGRYEGFDARVEAFVTRSLTIGDYVLMGGEVAALAVLEATARLLPGVIGDPESHRKDSFVGGLLDYPHYTRPPEFRGLKVPQVLLSGNHQEVERWRRREALRKTLALRPELLREARLGPLEAQWLAEADREG
- the rplS gene encoding 50S ribosomal protein L19, whose translation is MNRGALLKVVEAKYTRTDLPEFRPGDTVRVAYRVKEGNRTRVQNFEGIVIKIKRNGYNTSFTVRKVSYGVGVERIFPLNSPLIERIEIVQRGRARRAKLYFIRELSEREIRRKLRADRKRIGQDQEMAKAAKEAAIAEAAEAPTQGESSAE